From Candidatus Binatia bacterium, the proteins below share one genomic window:
- a CDS encoding tripartite tricarboxylate transporter permease encodes MLEAFSSGFWQVLAWPAFGYLLLGIGIGFWVGLLPGIGGLATLALMLPFSYTIKTPIEAFSFLLGMLAVTGTTGDLTSILFGIPGESSSAALVLDGYPMSKKGEAGRALGAAIMSSLLGATIGALSLAISIPIMRPLVLMFGSPELFIITIMGITFIGTLAGASLIKGLLAGGLGLMLAAIGVDPQTGSLRYTFGLLYLWDGLDVTPVVVGLFAIPEIVDLAVRGTSISQAPKEKLKGVMEGVKDTFRHFWLVVRCSLIGVYFGVLPVLGANVAQWIAYAHSVGGLKDRKQAGKGAIEGVLGPGAANNSTRGGDLIPTIAFGIPGSASMALLLGALLIVGLQPGPEMLKSRLDVTFAMVWILIISNIIVAGICFLILNHLAALTFVRGSLLIPFLVVLVFIGSFTANNSINDLLVTLIFGCLGYFMVLHGWPRPPLILGLILGKIGENYLWISTAAYGAKWLLFKSVIALIILTIAVVAYPTIKERRGRAKYDRPEDAI; translated from the coding sequence ATGCTCGAAGCATTCTCCAGCGGCTTTTGGCAGGTGCTGGCGTGGCCGGCCTTCGGCTATTTATTGTTGGGCATCGGCATCGGCTTTTGGGTCGGTCTCCTGCCCGGCATCGGCGGCCTGGCGACGCTCGCTTTGATGCTGCCGTTTTCCTATACGATCAAGACGCCGATCGAAGCCTTCTCGTTTCTCCTCGGCATGCTCGCGGTGACCGGCACCACCGGCGATCTGACCTCGATCCTGTTCGGGATTCCGGGGGAAAGCTCTTCGGCGGCGCTCGTCCTCGACGGTTATCCGATGTCGAAGAAAGGCGAAGCCGGAAGAGCGCTCGGCGCGGCGATCATGAGCTCTCTCTTGGGCGCGACGATCGGCGCGCTGTCGCTGGCGATTTCGATTCCGATCATGCGCCCGCTGGTGCTTATGTTCGGCTCGCCCGAGCTGTTCATCATCACCATCATGGGGATCACCTTCATCGGGACGCTCGCCGGGGCGTCGCTGATCAAGGGGCTTTTGGCCGGCGGGCTCGGCCTGATGCTCGCGGCTATCGGCGTGGACCCGCAGACGGGGTCGCTGCGTTATACTTTCGGCCTGCTCTATCTCTGGGACGGCCTCGACGTGACCCCGGTCGTGGTCGGGCTGTTCGCCATCCCGGAGATCGTCGATCTCGCGGTCCGCGGCACGAGCATTTCCCAAGCTCCGAAGGAAAAACTCAAGGGAGTGATGGAAGGAGTGAAGGATACCTTCCGCCATTTCTGGCTCGTCGTCCGATGCAGTCTCATCGGAGTTTACTTCGGCGTGCTGCCGGTGCTGGGCGCCAACGTGGCGCAATGGATCGCGTACGCGCACTCGGTCGGCGGCCTGAAGGACCGGAAGCAAGCAGGCAAAGGCGCGATCGAAGGAGTGTTGGGTCCCGGCGCCGCTAACAACTCGACCCGCGGCGGCGATCTCATCCCGACGATCGCCTTCGGCATTCCCGGCAGCGCGAGCATGGCGTTGCTGCTCGGCGCGCTCTTGATCGTAGGTCTCCAGCCCGGTCCGGAGATGTTGAAGTCGCGTCTGGACGTGACCTTCGCCATGGTGTGGATTCTGATCATCTCCAACATCATCGTCGCAGGGATCTGCTTTCTGATTCTCAATCACCTGGCCGCCCTCACTTTCGTCCGCGGCTCGCTGCTGATTCCCTTTCTCGTCGTTCTCGTGTTCATCGGCTCATTCACCGCCAACAACAGCATCAACGACCTTTTGGTCACGCTCATCTTCGGCTGCCTCGGCTATTTCATGGTCCTCCACGGCTGGCCGCGGCCGCCGCTCATCCTGGGCCTCATCCTGGGAAAAATCGGCGAGAATTATCTGTGGATCTCGACTGCGGCGTACGGCGCGAAGTGGCTGCTCTTCAAGAGCGTGATCGCTCTGATCATCCTCACCATCGCGGTCGTCGCCTATCCGACGATCAAAGAGCGGCGCGGCAGGGCGAAGTACGACAGGCCGGAGGACGCGATCTGA
- a CDS encoding tripartite tricarboxylate transporter substrate-binding protein, translating to MIKRFISFRLSGFQGLTVAGFFMLCLLTFQLFNPWTLEPVFAQTPFYQGKTINIIVGTKAGDVYDLYARAIAQFIPKYIPGNPTIIAQNIAGAGSLIAANHVYNIGKPDGLTLGAIFPALYFDQLTGRQEVKFDWTKFNWIGSPVVSNHFIYMRADTPYRTIDDVRTAKEPPKCGSTGTASTGYYMPKLFEEVIGAKFNIITGYQAGGDIDLAVERGEVVCRSFTITAYFAREPFHTWRKKGFVRELFQTGKKRDPRLPNVPTIYELMDKYKTPESGRRLATVILAAGDVGRPYVTPPGVPADRIKILRDAFTKTMNDPGFKAEAEKRMLELDPVSGEELETLANEVIAQPPEIIERMKKVLGQ from the coding sequence ATGATCAAAAGATTTATCAGTTTCAGGCTTTCAGGGTTTCAGGGTTTAACGGTTGCAGGATTTTTCATGTTGTGTCTTTTAACCTTTCAACTCTTCAACCCTTGGACCCTAGAACCTGTTTTTGCCCAGACGCCTTTCTACCAGGGCAAGACGATCAACATTATCGTCGGCACGAAAGCCGGCGATGTTTATGACCTCTACGCGCGGGCAATCGCCCAATTTATTCCCAAATACATCCCCGGAAATCCCACTATCATCGCGCAGAACATCGCCGGGGCAGGCTCTTTGATCGCAGCCAACCACGTCTATAATATCGGCAAACCCGACGGCCTGACGCTCGGCGCCATCTTTCCAGCACTTTACTTCGACCAGCTCACTGGGCGCCAAGAGGTCAAATTCGATTGGACGAAGTTTAACTGGATTGGCAGTCCCGTTGTATCGAACCATTTTATCTATATGCGAGCTGACACCCCTTACAGGACCATCGACGATGTCCGAACTGCCAAGGAGCCGCCCAAGTGTGGATCGACGGGAACTGCCTCGACCGGCTACTACATGCCCAAGCTGTTTGAGGAAGTTATTGGGGCAAAGTTTAACATCATAACGGGCTATCAGGCCGGGGGCGATATCGACCTCGCAGTGGAAAGGGGGGAAGTCGTGTGTCGCTCTTTCACTATTACGGCCTACTTCGCCCGGGAGCCTTTTCATACCTGGCGCAAAAAAGGTTTTGTTCGCGAGCTCTTTCAGACCGGGAAAAAACGGGACCCGAGGCTGCCCAATGTCCCCACGATCTATGAACTCATGGATAAATATAAGACGCCGGAATCTGGCAGGCGTCTTGCGACCGTGATTTTAGCTGCCGGCGATGTCGGCCGTCCCTATGTGACTCCCCCGGGAGTTCCGGCGGATCGGATCAAGATTCTACGTGATGCCTTTACGAAGACAATGAATGATCCCGGATTCAAAGCTGAGGCTGAGAAGAGAATGCTAGAGTTGGACCCTGTTAGCGGAGAGGAGCTTGAAACGCTAGCCAACGAGGTGATTGCCCAGCCACCAGAGATCATCGAACGGATGAAGAAGGTTCTGGGACAGTAA
- a CDS encoding tripartite tricarboxylate transporter substrate-binding protein has translation MKLLKVSGFNKIERFLSLALRLTPLAFLLLTLKPIFAQEPYYKGKTIKIVVGLSASGGYDRAARLLSRHMGKYIPGNPEIIVQNMPGAGSVISANYVSGVAKPDGLTLLMPHNNVYLSQLSGDKEVKFDLLKMQWIGSLEREDMMLFIRTDAAVKSIKDVLQAKEPPKCGTTGVGGSDYVMSRILEETVGAKFNQVLGYPGSNEIAIAVERGEVACQGLTISTFFSREPFLTWNKNNFVRFLAQSGRKRDERVNGPTIFELMDEYKTPAPKRRLAEAMLAGGEWARPMLVAPGTPPERVKILREAYDKAVKDPELIAEAKKLRIDVEPGKGSELQAMAKEALNQPPDVLDQIKKLFVVQ, from the coding sequence ATGAAGCTTTTAAAGGTTTCAGGGTTCAATAAGATCGAGCGATTTCTCTCTCTCGCCTTGCGCCTCACGCCTCTCGCCTTCTTGCTTTTAACCCTTAAACCAATTTTCGCCCAGGAACCCTACTACAAAGGCAAGACGATCAAGATCGTCGTCGGCCTCAGCGCCAGCGGCGGCTACGACCGGGCCGCCCGGCTGCTGTCGCGCCACATGGGGAAATACATCCCCGGCAATCCCGAGATCATCGTGCAAAATATGCCTGGCGCAGGCTCGGTGATTTCCGCCAATTATGTCTCCGGTGTGGCCAAGCCCGACGGCCTCACGCTGCTGATGCCGCACAACAATGTTTATCTGAGCCAATTGTCCGGAGACAAAGAGGTCAAGTTCGATCTCCTGAAGATGCAGTGGATCGGCTCGTTGGAAAGGGAAGACATGATGCTTTTTATCCGGACCGATGCGGCGGTTAAATCGATCAAGGACGTCCTCCAGGCCAAGGAACCGCCCAAGTGCGGAACAACGGGCGTCGGAGGATCCGATTATGTCATGTCGAGAATCCTCGAAGAGACCGTCGGCGCCAAATTCAATCAAGTGCTCGGGTATCCCGGGAGCAACGAGATCGCCATCGCCGTCGAGCGCGGCGAGGTCGCTTGCCAGGGCCTCACGATTTCCACGTTTTTCTCGCGCGAGCCCTTCTTGACCTGGAACAAAAACAACTTCGTTCGGTTCCTCGCCCAGAGCGGGCGCAAGAGAGACGAGCGGGTCAACGGGCCCACGATTTTCGAGCTGATGGACGAATACAAAACGCCGGCGCCCAAGCGCAGGCTCGCGGAGGCCATGCTCGCCGGCGGAGAATGGGCGAGGCCGATGCTCGTCGCTCCCGGCACTCCTCCGGAGAGAGTCAAGATCCTGCGGGAGGCCTACGATAAGGCCGTCAAGGATCCGGAACTCATCGCCGAGGCGAAGAAGCTAAGAATCGACGTCGAGCCGGGTAAAGGTTCGGAGCTCCAGGCCATGGCTAAAGAGGCGCTGAACCAACCGCCTGACGTTCTGGATCAGATCAAAAAACTCTTCGTCGTTCAGTAA
- a CDS encoding tripartite tricarboxylate transporter TctB family protein, translating into MKIRPQLLLALILVVFFALFVYVAKDWRLQARLYPWAIGIPMLALALVQVVLDLKGIGAKKVGDHAPVDVQFAERADPVEARRRMINIFSWIVGYIVAIWLLGFAYSVPLLVFLYLKVQSRESWPLSIALTAVAWVFFWGLFDRLLHLPFPQGALFAWLGVE; encoded by the coding sequence ATGAAAATCAGACCCCAGCTCTTGCTTGCCCTCATCCTGGTCGTGTTCTTCGCCCTGTTCGTCTATGTGGCCAAGGACTGGCGCCTTCAGGCGCGGCTCTATCCATGGGCGATCGGCATCCCGATGCTGGCGCTGGCCCTGGTTCAAGTCGTGCTCGATCTCAAAGGCATCGGCGCCAAAAAGGTCGGAGACCATGCACCGGTGGACGTTCAGTTCGCCGAGCGTGCGGACCCGGTCGAGGCTCGACGCCGAATGATCAATATCTTCTCCTGGATCGTCGGCTACATCGTCGCCATCTGGCTGCTCGGCTTTGCTTATTCGGTCCCTCTGCTCGTTTTTCTCTATCTCAAGGTCCAGTCGCGCGAAAGCTGGCCGCTCTCGATCGCTCTCACCGCGGTGGCGTGGGTCTTCTTCTGGGGGCTGTTCGACCGTCTTTTGCATTTGCCCTTTCCGCAAGGCGCTCTATTCGCCTGGCTCGGCGTGGAATAA
- a CDS encoding DUF559 domain-containing protein, with amino-acid sequence MATAKLRNRARRLRHDQTDAERRLWARIRSRQLNGAKFRRQHPINYFIADFCCLEQRLVVELDGGQHTMQTEADEKRSGLLASHGFGTTR; translated from the coding sequence ATGGCGACTGCCAAACTTCGAAACCGGGCGCGGCGACTACGGCATGACCAAACTGATGCCGAGCGACGTTTATGGGCTCGTATCCGCTCGCGCCAACTAAACGGCGCAAAGTTCCGTCGCCAGCATCCTATCAACTACTTCATTGCTGACTTTTGCTGCCTCGAGCAGCGCTTAGTGGTAGAGCTCGATGGCGGGCAGCATACTATGCAGACTGAAGCGGACGAAAAAAGGTCCGGTTTGCTGGCAAGTCATGGCTTTGGGACAACGAGGTGA
- a CDS encoding ABC transporter substrate-binding protein, with the protein MRKTLHLLTIITLLAWPPAAAAQQPAKVARVGFVSSTGDPKAPGPLVEAFRDKLRELGHVEGKNIRVEYRYAEGKLDRVPGFVEELVRSKVDALVVSSVPAIRAAKRAATTVPVVMVISVDPVAIGIVENLARPGGNITGIVSLSRELRKQGLELLKEAVPRLARVGILWNSEGRAAATAFKDYEAAAPLRRVQVQSLEVRGSTLNLEGAFQAAVKGRAGALIAVSNAALAHYSKQIAELALKNRLPSMSERSEYAAAGGLMDYSADYTENFKRVAVYVDKILKGAKPGDLPIEPSKFDLVINLKTAKQLGLTIPPDLIKRASRVVK; encoded by the coding sequence ATGAGAAAAACTCTCCACCTTCTAACGATCATAACGCTGCTTGCATGGCCACCCGCCGCAGCCGCGCAACAGCCCGCCAAAGTTGCGCGCGTGGGATTTGTGTCGTCGACCGGAGATCCGAAAGCTCCCGGCCCCCTGGTTGAGGCGTTTCGCGACAAGCTCCGCGAGCTGGGTCATGTCGAGGGAAAAAATATTCGGGTCGAGTATCGCTACGCCGAAGGGAAGCTGGACCGCGTGCCGGGTTTCGTGGAGGAGCTCGTGCGGAGCAAGGTGGATGCCCTTGTCGTTTCTTCCGTGCCGGCGATCCGCGCGGCCAAGCGGGCGGCGACGACGGTTCCCGTCGTCATGGTGATTTCCGTGGATCCGGTCGCGATCGGAATCGTCGAGAACCTGGCGCGCCCCGGCGGAAACATCACCGGGATTGTCAGTCTCAGCCGGGAATTAAGGAAGCAGGGATTGGAATTGCTCAAAGAGGCGGTTCCGAGACTCGCGCGCGTCGGAATTCTTTGGAACTCGGAGGGACGAGCAGCGGCAACCGCCTTCAAGGACTACGAAGCCGCTGCGCCGTTGAGGAGGGTACAGGTTCAATCGCTGGAAGTGAGAGGCTCGACACTGAATCTGGAGGGAGCGTTTCAAGCCGCCGTCAAGGGGCGCGCCGGCGCGCTCATCGCCGTCAGCAACGCGGCGCTTGCCCATTACTCCAAGCAGATTGCGGAACTGGCCTTGAAGAACCGGCTTCCCTCCATGTCCGAAAGGAGCGAGTACGCGGCGGCCGGCGGGCTCATGGACTATTCAGCCGACTACACGGAGAACTTCAAGCGCGTTGCCGTGTACGTGGATAAGATTCTGAAGGGCGCCAAGCCCGGAGATCTCCCGATCGAGCCGAGCAAGTTCGATCTCGTAATCAATCTCAAAACGGCCAAGCAGCTCGGGCTTACGATTCCGCCCGACCTCATCAAGCGTGCGAGTCGAGTCGTCAAATAA